In a genomic window of Mucilaginibacter sp. KACC 22063:
- the rfaE2 gene encoding D-glycero-beta-D-manno-heptose 1-phosphate adenylyltransferase: MKNIETAIANKLLTLPEAIDRVKAWKVAGEKIVFTNGVFDLVHTGHITYLAKAAECGDRLIIGLNSDASVKRLKGPERPVNDQGSRTLLLAAMLFVDLVVVFEEDTPANLINNLMPDVLIKGGDYTIDNIVGAKEVMANGGEVKTINFVDGYSSTSIINKIRKQGS, encoded by the coding sequence ATGAAAAACATTGAAACTGCCATTGCTAATAAATTGCTCACTTTGCCCGAAGCCATTGACCGGGTTAAGGCATGGAAAGTAGCAGGCGAAAAGATAGTTTTCACTAACGGTGTGTTCGATCTGGTGCATACCGGTCATATTACTTATCTGGCAAAGGCGGCCGAATGCGGCGACAGACTGATCATCGGACTAAATTCTGATGCATCGGTTAAAAGATTAAAAGGCCCCGAGCGCCCCGTGAACGATCAGGGCAGCAGGACACTGCTATTGGCTGCTATGCTTTTTGTTGATCTGGTGGTAGTTTTCGAAGAAGATACCCCGGCAAACCTGATCAATAATCTGATGCCTGATGTTTTAATTAAAGGCGGAGATTACACTATCGACAATATTGTTGGCGCCAAAGAAGTGATGGCTAATGGCGGTGAAGTAAAAACCATTAATTTTGTAGATGGGTATTCTTCAACATCCATCATCAACAAGATCAGAAAACAAGGTTCCTGA
- the rfaE1 gene encoding D-glycero-beta-D-manno-heptose-7-phosphate kinase: MLTDKVKSILKTEKQPNILVIGDLMVDHYVWGSATRLSPEAPVPVVNVQKESTTAGGAANAAQNLVALGAKVTVAGVIGNDIQGEQLLSILEQEGMDTRGIVKDATRPTTVKTRVLAGNHQLVRVDREITTPVNTELEEQMISSLEKCISNVDIVLFSDYNKGLFAPHLTQKLIKLANDHGKRIIVDPKGLNYSKYNGVYIIKPNRKELAEASKSEKISNMDDLQRASKIIFDETNADYLIVTLSEEGMAILSPITYKLLPVKATEVFDVTGAGDTVLATIAYFIAQGLEIDEACELANHAAAIVIRRVGSATTTVEEILEDMAKRIQ; encoded by the coding sequence ATGCTGACAGATAAAGTAAAATCTATACTAAAAACAGAAAAACAACCTAATATATTGGTTATTGGCGACTTAATGGTTGACCATTATGTTTGGGGAAGCGCTACCCGCCTTTCCCCTGAAGCGCCCGTACCGGTAGTGAACGTACAAAAAGAATCAACTACAGCAGGCGGCGCGGCCAATGCGGCGCAAAACCTGGTGGCTTTAGGTGCAAAAGTAACCGTAGCCGGAGTTATCGGTAATGACATACAGGGTGAGCAGCTTTTAAGCATACTCGAACAAGAAGGCATGGATACCCGCGGTATTGTGAAAGATGCAACCCGCCCCACTACTGTAAAAACAAGGGTATTAGCAGGCAATCACCAGTTGGTACGTGTAGACCGTGAGATTACCACCCCAGTTAACACCGAACTGGAAGAACAAATGATCTCATCGCTTGAAAAATGCATCAGCAATGTCGATATCGTTTTGTTTTCTGACTATAATAAAGGCCTGTTCGCCCCACATCTTACACAAAAGCTGATAAAGCTGGCCAATGACCACGGAAAAAGGATTATCGTTGACCCTAAAGGCCTCAACTATTCTAAATATAATGGTGTTTATATTATTAAGCCAAACCGTAAGGAATTAGCAGAAGCATCAAAATCAGAGAAGATCAGTAACATGGACGATTTACAGCGGGCATCAAAAATTATTTTTGATGAAACCAATGCAGATTATCTCATCGTTACACTATCTGAAGAAGGGATGGCCATTTTAAGCCCTATCACCTACAAACTGCTTCCAGTTAAAGCAACAGAAGTATTTGATGTAACCGGTGCAGGCGATACTGTACTGGCAACTATCGCATACTTCATAGCTCAAGGTCTTGAAATTGATGAAGCCTGCGAATTGGCTAACCATGCCGCAGCTATCGTAATTCGCCGGGTGGGTAGTGCTACTACCACTGTTGAAGAGATCTTAGAGGATATGGCCAAACGCATACAATAA
- a CDS encoding glycosyltransferase family 9 protein, translated as MKILVIRFSSMGDIIYTTPVVRCLKKQLPDAEIHFLTKPAFRYIYDANPYLDKLLLLKDKLGDTIAEIKKEKYDYIIDLHSNLRTAIIKLRTGVQSSTYKKQRIKKWLSLKFNLKLVPLTHLVDRYLETVKFLNVTNDSQSIDYYIKGSYQLSDLLPETHQNGYVAFVIGATHFTKRMPNDKIISICRQINYPVVLLGGEDVKANGEVITQALGNKVYNACGITSLDQSVYLVANAISIIGFDTGLTHIAEAFNKPIVSVWGGTVPELLGVQPYHVEKVLVAGIDLPCRPCSKFGLGHCPLGHFKCMNDMPEEPIINFANNTISS; from the coding sequence ATGAAGATACTGGTAATCAGGTTTAGCTCAATGGGCGATATTATTTACACCACGCCTGTGGTGCGTTGTCTCAAAAAGCAGTTACCCGATGCCGAAATTCATTTTCTTACAAAACCTGCTTTCAGATATATCTATGATGCCAATCCTTACCTGGATAAACTGTTGCTTTTAAAAGATAAGCTTGGCGATACTATTGCTGAAATCAAAAAAGAAAAATACGATTACATCATTGATCTGCACAGCAACCTGCGTACCGCCATTATCAAATTACGCACGGGGGTTCAGTCGTCAACCTATAAAAAGCAGCGCATTAAAAAATGGCTAAGTTTAAAGTTTAACTTAAAGTTAGTACCTCTAACACATTTGGTAGACAGGTATTTAGAAACAGTTAAATTCTTAAATGTAACCAACGATAGCCAGTCGATAGATTATTATATCAAGGGTAGTTATCAGCTTTCTGACCTGCTACCAGAAACTCATCAAAATGGTTATGTGGCTTTTGTGATCGGCGCTACCCATTTCACCAAACGCATGCCTAATGACAAGATCATCAGCATTTGCAGGCAAATAAATTATCCTGTTGTACTGCTCGGCGGCGAAGACGTAAAAGCTAATGGGGAAGTGATAACTCAGGCGCTTGGTAATAAGGTCTACAATGCTTGTGGTATTACCTCGCTTGATCAATCGGTGTATCTGGTGGCTAACGCCATCAGCATAATTGGATTCGACACAGGACTTACGCATATTGCCGAAGCATTTAATAAGCCAATTGTATCTGTTTGGGGTGGTACCGTACCAGAATTATTGGGAGTGCAGCCATACCATGTTGAAAAAGTGCTGGTGGCAGGTATAGATCTGCCATGCAGGCCTTGTTCAAAATTTGGATTAGGCCACTGCCCGCTTGGCCATTTTAAATGTATGAATGATATGCCCGAAGAACCGATCATTAATTTTGCCAATAACACGATATCTTCATAA
- a CDS encoding DNA polymerase/3'-5' exonuclease PolX, whose translation MENKPIARTLRLLSQLMELHEENPFKVKSMANAALKIDKLPFPIASKSLAEMEKIDGLGKSTAAKVAELIETGLITDLQDLIEATPVGIVEMLGIKGIGPKKIGVIWKELGIENIGELLYACNENRLIEAKGFGLKTQEEIRKVIEFKMSNHGSFLYAQIEDEADTLLEDIKSELPGALVEFAGQFRRRCEIINELIIVIGSRDHTAALEAVKNSKLLEDIKVENYCVTGKLPNALPVKLVVVSKYLFIKELFIQTGDDQHVKAVIEHITDSLEQPETEELIYEKAGLPWIHPELREGTTVVESKVVPTLISVGDLKGALHNHSTWSDGVNTLEEMALYCRDTLKLQYLGISDHSRSAFYAKGLTAERVLEQHKEIDELNKKLDGFHIFKGIESDILNDGSLDYPDEILQTFDFIVASIHSNLKMDEQKATARLIKAIENPYTTILGHPTGRLLLSRKGYDIDYKKVIDACAANSVIIEINSNPLRLDLDWRWQKYALDKCVMLSINPDAHRNEGFNDMKYGVLVARKAGVSKEQCLNAMDLEQITSVFKAKKEKAV comes from the coding sequence ATGGAAAACAAACCTATAGCTCGTACACTAAGGCTGCTTTCGCAATTGATGGAATTGCACGAAGAGAACCCCTTCAAGGTAAAGTCTATGGCTAATGCTGCTTTGAAAATAGACAAACTGCCTTTCCCTATTGCCTCTAAGTCTTTAGCAGAAATGGAAAAGATAGACGGCCTTGGTAAAAGTACCGCTGCCAAGGTTGCCGAGTTGATTGAAACGGGTTTAATAACCGACTTGCAGGATCTGATCGAAGCTACCCCGGTTGGTATTGTTGAAATGCTGGGCATTAAGGGTATAGGACCTAAAAAGATAGGCGTTATCTGGAAAGAACTCGGCATCGAAAATATAGGCGAACTACTTTATGCCTGTAACGAAAACCGCCTGATTGAAGCTAAGGGCTTCGGCTTAAAAACTCAGGAAGAGATCAGGAAGGTGATCGAGTTTAAAATGTCTAATCATGGCAGCTTCCTTTATGCACAAATAGAAGATGAAGCGGACACGCTTTTAGAAGATATTAAAAGCGAATTACCCGGTGCACTGGTAGAATTTGCCGGCCAGTTTCGCCGCCGTTGCGAAATAATCAATGAATTGATCATTGTAATTGGCTCGCGCGATCATACTGCAGCACTTGAAGCCGTAAAAAACTCAAAACTATTAGAAGATATTAAAGTAGAAAATTACTGCGTAACAGGTAAGCTGCCTAATGCCTTACCTGTTAAATTGGTTGTTGTAAGCAAATATTTATTCATTAAAGAACTGTTTATACAAACCGGCGACGATCAACACGTTAAAGCAGTGATTGAACATATAACTGATAGCCTTGAACAGCCGGAGACAGAAGAACTAATTTATGAAAAGGCCGGTTTGCCCTGGATACATCCCGAACTTCGCGAAGGTACAACAGTTGTGGAATCAAAAGTAGTCCCAACACTCATATCCGTTGGCGACCTGAAAGGTGCCTTGCATAACCACAGTACCTGGAGTGATGGTGTAAACACGCTTGAAGAGATGGCGCTTTATTGCAGGGACACCTTAAAGCTCCAGTATTTAGGCATCAGCGACCATAGCCGCAGTGCTTTTTATGCCAAAGGACTAACAGCAGAACGTGTGCTTGAGCAGCATAAAGAAATTGATGAGCTAAATAAAAAGCTCGACGGCTTTCATATATTTAAAGGTATCGAGTCTGACATTTTAAACGATGGTTCTTTAGATTATCCCGATGAGATACTACAAACTTTTGATTTCATAGTAGCTTCTATACACTCCAATTTAAAAATGGATGAACAAAAAGCAACCGCACGTTTGATAAAGGCTATCGAAAATCCTTATACAACCATTTTAGGCCATCCTACAGGCAGGCTATTGCTTAGCCGCAAAGGATATGATATAGATTATAAAAAGGTAATTGATGCCTGCGCTGCCAATAGCGTAATAATTGAGATCAACTCGAACCCTTTACGCCTCGACCTTGATTGGCGCTGGCAGAAATATGCGCTTGACAAATGCGTAATGCTTTCTATCAATCCGGATGCTCACCGTAATGAAGGTTTCAACGACATGAAATATGGTGTGCTTGTTGCTCGAAAAGCAGGCGTTAGCAAAGAACAATGCTTAAATGCAATGGATCTTGAACAAATAACAAGCGTTTTTAAAGCTAAAAAAGAAAAAGCTGTTTAA